A genomic segment from Rahnella aceris encodes:
- a CDS encoding VOC family protein yields the protein MQPVINMITLGVKDLAASTEFYQHGLGFPKVVIDSEGVSFFELAGAWLSLFPWDELAKDAQVSPAGNGFRGMALAQTVASEAKVDAILAQAVSAGGKMIKPGQKVFWGGYSGYFADPDGHLWEIAYNPFMTIGPQEK from the coding sequence ATGCAACCTGTCATCAACATGATCACGCTGGGTGTTAAAGACCTGGCCGCTTCTACCGAATTTTATCAGCACGGACTGGGCTTTCCAAAAGTGGTTATCGATTCTGAAGGTGTCAGTTTTTTTGAACTGGCAGGTGCCTGGCTTTCTCTGTTTCCGTGGGACGAACTGGCAAAAGATGCGCAAGTCAGCCCGGCAGGGAATGGTTTTCGCGGTATGGCGCTGGCGCAAACGGTGGCCAGTGAAGCTAAAGTGGATGCCATTCTGGCTCAGGCAGTCAGTGCGGGAGGTAAAATGATTAAACCGGGACAGAAAGTGTTCTGGGGGGGATATTCGGGTTATTTCGCCGATCCGGACGGACATCTGTGGGAAATCGCCTATAACCCGTTTATGACCATCGGGCCGCAGGAGAAATGA
- the tus gene encoding DNA replication terminus site-binding protein — MADYDLIARMNGCFNELEMALQDLGNFLGQLELLQARVFTLPEVVKGEEHNPADKITVMPHTGETAQQLALQHFQRLFIHHNNENVSSKSAVRLPGVLCYAVDAAEHQSALLLIEEVNKLKAELEHIVTVESGLAREQRFEFVHTHLRGLITLNAYRSVTYLNDPDSVRFGWANKHIIKNVTRDEVLAQLEKSLHAGRAVSPYTREQWMENINREMIDVKRLPEHAALKFKRPVKVQPIARVWYRNNQKQVQHPCPLPLIALCLRSPMMQLPKLGELHDYDVSSVKHKYKPQSQPLSLLIKRLHLYTDHPL, encoded by the coding sequence ATGGCGGATTATGATTTAATTGCCCGGATGAACGGCTGTTTTAACGAACTGGAAATGGCATTGCAAGATTTGGGGAATTTCCTGGGGCAACTGGAATTATTGCAGGCGCGGGTATTTACCTTGCCTGAAGTAGTGAAAGGCGAAGAGCATAATCCGGCGGACAAAATCACTGTCATGCCTCACACCGGCGAAACCGCACAGCAACTGGCATTACAGCATTTTCAGCGGTTGTTTATTCATCATAATAACGAGAATGTCAGCAGTAAATCCGCCGTCCGTTTACCCGGTGTGTTGTGTTATGCCGTGGACGCCGCGGAGCATCAGTCTGCCCTGCTGTTGATTGAAGAAGTGAATAAGCTGAAAGCTGAACTGGAACATATCGTGACCGTCGAGTCCGGTCTCGCCCGTGAACAGCGTTTTGAGTTTGTACATACCCACCTTCGCGGCCTGATAACGCTGAACGCTTACCGTTCGGTGACGTATCTCAATGACCCGGACTCCGTGCGCTTTGGTTGGGCGAACAAACATATTATTAAGAACGTGACCCGCGATGAAGTTCTGGCACAACTGGAAAAGAGTCTGCATGCCGGACGCGCTGTCTCGCCTTATACCCGTGAGCAATGGATGGAAAATATTAACCGCGAGATGATAGACGTGAAGCGTTTGCCGGAACACGCGGCGCTCAAATTCAAACGCCCGGTGAAAGTTCAGCCCATAGCCCGCGTGTGGTATCGCAACAACCAGAAACAGGTGCAACACCCCTGCCCGCTGCCGCTGATTGCGTTATGTTTGCGTTCGCCCATGATGCAACTTCCTAAGTTAGGGGAACTGCATGATTACGATGTGTCATCCGTGAAGCATAAATATAAACCGCAGTCGCAGCCACTGAGCCTGCTGATCAAACGTCTGCATCTTTATACGGACCATCCGCTGTAA
- a CDS encoding isopenicillin N synthase family dioxygenase, whose translation MSQTSPSIPLIDFSQFSATPGQREAFLAQLRYAAREIGFFYLKNHGVDAQLLKDVQRVARQFFALPEEDKLAVAMINSPHFRGYNRAASEITRGQPDWREQFDLGAERPKLPVTESTPAWARLQGPNQWPEALPELRPLLLRWQREMTAMSLRLLRAFALALKLPEDAFDPLYGEKPNEHIKLIRYPGRTVGAGNQGVGAHKDSGFLSFLLQDEQRGLQVEVEENQWIDAFPVPDTLVVNIGELLELATNGYLRATVHRVVSPPEGGERLSLAFFLGAQLDAVVPLFPLPAELAQEARGEASDPLNPLFRDVGFNYLKGRLRSHPDVAQRYYSDFPGANTAG comes from the coding sequence ATGAGTCAGACATCCCCCTCTATCCCTCTGATCGATTTCAGTCAGTTTTCTGCAACGCCCGGTCAGCGGGAAGCGTTCCTTGCGCAACTGCGTTATGCCGCGCGTGAGATTGGTTTTTTCTACCTGAAAAATCATGGCGTTGATGCGCAGTTACTGAAGGATGTTCAGCGGGTTGCCCGACAATTCTTTGCCCTGCCAGAGGAAGACAAACTGGCTGTGGCGATGATCAACTCACCACACTTTCGCGGCTATAACCGGGCCGCCTCGGAGATTACCCGGGGTCAGCCGGACTGGCGCGAACAGTTTGATCTCGGTGCCGAGCGGCCAAAACTGCCGGTGACAGAGAGTACGCCTGCGTGGGCAAGATTGCAGGGGCCGAATCAATGGCCGGAAGCATTGCCGGAATTGCGCCCGTTGTTACTGCGCTGGCAACGGGAGATGACGGCCATGTCGCTGCGTCTGCTGCGGGCTTTTGCCCTGGCGCTGAAACTGCCGGAAGACGCGTTTGATCCGCTGTATGGCGAAAAGCCTAATGAACATATCAAACTGATTCGTTATCCGGGACGCACGGTGGGCGCCGGAAATCAGGGGGTCGGTGCGCACAAGGATTCAGGATTCCTCAGTTTTCTCTTGCAGGATGAACAGCGCGGTTTACAGGTTGAAGTGGAAGAAAACCAGTGGATCGACGCGTTTCCGGTCCCTGATACGCTGGTGGTAAATATCGGGGAGTTACTGGAACTTGCCACCAACGGCTATCTGCGCGCTACGGTACATCGGGTTGTCTCGCCACCGGAAGGCGGCGAGCGCTTGTCGCTGGCATTTTTCCTTGGCGCTCAGCTTGATGCTGTTGTGCCATTATTCCCGTTGCCCGCAGAACTGGCGCAGGAAGCGCGGGGAGAGGCAAGCGATCCGCTGAATCCGTTATTCCGCGATGTGGGTTTCAATTATCTGAAAGGGCGGCTGCGTTCACATCCTGACGTGGCGCAGCGCTATTATTCCGATTTCCCCGGGGCTAATACTGCTGGCTGA
- a CDS encoding GlxA family transcriptional regulator, whose amino-acid sequence MPKHIIILAVPGVQLLDVSGPLDVFAEANRQRGRDVYTLSVMAIGDDPVVRTSSGARLFADLTLATPLPAAVDTFLVAGAPVLETFLRDEKLKDGIRTWSHHAKRFGSVCSGALLLAAAGLLDDRRVTTHWSVAAKLSEEYPRVNVEADAIFIAEGELRTAAGVTSGLDLALNMVEEDLGRETALDVASQLVMFFKRPGGQLQFSRHGQASLSGRSALQDVQRWVMNSLDQPHNVQSLAVHMGISVRHLTRLFNQALRQSPAEWLEQQRIFHARQLLETGEMAVKQVAAQCGFSSVDILRRAFVRQLSVTPSQYQKQYSR is encoded by the coding sequence ATGCCAAAACACATCATTATTCTCGCCGTGCCGGGCGTGCAACTTCTCGATGTCTCCGGTCCGCTGGATGTTTTCGCTGAAGCCAACCGGCAACGCGGCCGCGACGTTTATACCCTGAGCGTGATGGCGATTGGCGACGATCCCGTTGTACGCACCTCTTCCGGCGCGCGTCTGTTTGCAGATCTCACTCTTGCAACCCCACTTCCCGCTGCCGTCGATACTTTTCTGGTCGCAGGCGCACCTGTGCTTGAGACATTCCTGCGGGATGAAAAATTAAAAGACGGGATCCGTACCTGGAGCCACCATGCGAAGCGTTTTGGTTCCGTGTGCAGCGGTGCGTTATTACTTGCCGCCGCCGGGTTGCTTGACGACCGGCGCGTGACCACACACTGGTCCGTCGCCGCAAAGCTAAGCGAAGAGTATCCGCGGGTGAATGTCGAAGCTGACGCTATTTTTATTGCCGAGGGTGAGCTGAGAACAGCAGCAGGTGTCACCTCCGGGCTGGATTTAGCCCTGAATATGGTGGAAGAAGATCTTGGACGGGAAACCGCGCTGGATGTCGCTTCGCAACTGGTGATGTTCTTCAAACGTCCCGGCGGGCAGTTGCAGTTCAGCCGCCATGGTCAGGCGTCGCTGAGTGGCCGGTCAGCATTACAGGACGTACAGCGGTGGGTGATGAATTCGCTCGACCAACCGCATAATGTGCAAAGCCTGGCTGTTCATATGGGGATCAGTGTCCGCCATCTGACGCGTTTGTTTAATCAGGCGCTGCGGCAATCACCGGCAGAATGGCTGGAACAGCAACGGATATTTCACGCGCGGCAACTGCTGGAAACGGGGGAAATGGCGGTGAAGCAGGTTGCGGCACAGTGCGGATTTTCCAGCGTTGATATCTTGCGACGTGCGTTCGTCAGGCAATTATCCGTGACACCGTCACAATATCAAAAGCAGTATTCCCGTTGA
- the gap gene encoding type I glyceraldehyde-3-phosphate dehydrogenase yields MVKVGINGFGRIGRNVLRAALGRDDFQVVAINDLTDSKTLAHLLKYDSLSGTLKADVEAGEGELRVDGKPVRVFSERDPAAIPWSSVGVDIVIEATGFFTEKAKAEVHITRGGAKRVIISAPAKNDDITIVMGVNDSDYDPAKHKVVSNGSCTTNGLAPAAQVLHQTFGIEHGLMNTTHAYTNSQALHDQPEKDLRGARAAAVSIVPYSSGAAKAIGKVIPELDGRMTGYSLRVPVPVVSIVDLTVNLKREATVEEINAAFRKAAESGPLKGILGYSEEPLVSSDYRGDPRSSIIDGLSTLVIGGKLVKILAWYDNEWGFSNRLVDLALLMEKRGL; encoded by the coding sequence ATGGTCAAAGTAGGTATCAATGGTTTTGGCAGGATTGGACGGAATGTTTTGCGCGCCGCACTCGGGCGGGATGACTTCCAGGTGGTGGCAATTAATGATCTTACGGACAGTAAGACTCTCGCTCATCTTCTGAAATATGACTCACTCTCAGGCACGTTAAAAGCTGACGTCGAAGCGGGTGAAGGCGAATTACGGGTTGATGGAAAACCGGTACGCGTTTTCTCAGAAAGGGATCCCGCTGCAATTCCGTGGAGCTCTGTGGGCGTTGATATCGTTATTGAAGCTACCGGCTTCTTTACTGAAAAAGCTAAAGCGGAAGTTCACATCACCCGGGGCGGAGCAAAACGCGTCATTATTTCCGCACCGGCCAAAAATGATGACATTACTATTGTGATGGGCGTTAATGACAGCGATTACGACCCGGCAAAACACAAAGTGGTCAGCAACGGCAGTTGTACCACCAACGGTCTGGCCCCTGCCGCTCAGGTTCTGCATCAGACCTTCGGCATTGAACACGGCCTGATGAACACCACTCACGCCTACACCAACAGCCAGGCGTTGCATGATCAACCTGAAAAAGATTTACGGGGTGCGCGTGCGGCCGCGGTTTCCATTGTTCCGTATTCCAGCGGCGCAGCGAAAGCGATCGGGAAAGTTATCCCGGAACTGGACGGACGCATGACCGGTTATTCACTACGTGTTCCGGTGCCGGTGGTTTCCATCGTCGATTTAACCGTTAACCTTAAACGCGAAGCGACTGTTGAAGAAATTAACGCCGCGTTTCGTAAGGCGGCTGAATCCGGCCCGCTTAAAGGCATTCTGGGTTACAGCGAGGAGCCGCTGGTGTCGAGCGATTATCGCGGTGATCCGCGTTCATCCATTATTGACGGGCTTTCAACATTGGTGATTGGCGGCAAGCTGGTGAAAATTCTCGCCTGGTATGATAACGAATGGGGCTTTTCAAACCGCCTGGTCGATCTGGCCCTGTTAATGGAAAAACGCGGTTTATAA
- the yqfB gene encoding N(4)-acetylcytidine aminohydrolase: protein MKNITFYSRFEADILAGRKTITLREASDADFTAGNQVRVSRYEDDVFFCNIEIIAVTGVQFDDLNDQHAVQENMTLEELKQVISEIYPGLKSLFMIEFRLL, encoded by the coding sequence ATGAAAAATATCACTTTTTACAGTCGTTTTGAGGCTGACATTCTTGCTGGCCGTAAAACGATCACCCTGCGTGAAGCCAGCGACGCGGATTTTACAGCAGGCAATCAGGTTCGCGTCAGCCGTTATGAAGATGACGTGTTTTTCTGCAACATTGAAATTATCGCTGTCACTGGTGTACAGTTCGACGATCTCAACGATCAGCACGCGGTGCAGGAAAACATGACACTGGAAGAACTTAAACAGGTCATCAGCGAGATTTATCCGGGGCTGAAATCACTGTTTATGATTGAATTTCGTCTTCTTTAA
- a CDS encoding cupin domain-containing protein, which translates to MPDNIFTDIPEAARNGEGETFEELLTRPGIRIERIISTGQASPTGFWYCQTHDEWILILQGSAEQVRQNEENDGVWCVS; encoded by the coding sequence ATGCCAGATAACATATTCACAGATATTCCTGAAGCTGCACGCAATGGTGAAGGCGAGACCTTTGAAGAGTTGCTGACACGACCCGGTATTCGTATTGAGCGGATTATTTCCACAGGACAAGCCAGCCCGACGGGATTCTGGTATTGCCAGACGCATGACGAATGGATACTGATCTTGCAAGGTTCGGCTGAGCAGGTGAGGCAGAATGAGGAAAATGATGGCGTCTGGTGCGTAAGCTGA
- a CDS encoding DNA-3-methyladenine glycosylase I, which translates to MTDLIRCPWGTSDPMMIDYHDDEWGKPVRDSRALWEKLMLDGFQAGLSWRIVLKKRDALRLAFCDFIPEKVAEFTEEDIERLVNNADIIRSRSKITAVVSNARAYLSMQQAGEDFGEWIWAQIGGKAIQHTGPVPTKDALSDQISKDLKKRGFKFVGPTIVYAWLEATGLINTHHPDCFRRAQVAKEA; encoded by the coding sequence ATGACAGATCTGATCCGTTGCCCGTGGGGCACGAGTGACCCGATGATGATTGACTATCATGATGATGAATGGGGCAAGCCGGTACGTGACAGCCGTGCACTGTGGGAAAAGCTGATGCTTGATGGCTTTCAGGCCGGATTATCCTGGCGGATCGTGCTGAAAAAAAGGGATGCCTTGCGCCTGGCCTTCTGCGATTTTATACCCGAGAAAGTCGCAGAATTTACCGAAGAAGACATCGAAAGGCTGGTGAATAACGCCGATATTATCCGCTCCCGCAGCAAAATCACGGCGGTTGTCAGCAACGCCCGGGCCTATCTGTCCATGCAGCAAGCGGGTGAAGATTTTGGTGAGTGGATTTGGGCGCAAATCGGCGGGAAGGCGATTCAGCATACCGGGCCGGTTCCGACTAAAGATGCGCTGTCTGATCAGATTTCAAAAGATCTCAAAAAGCGTGGATTCAAGTTTGTCGGCCCGACAATAGTCTATGCCTGGCTGGAAGCTACCGGCCTGATTAATACCCATCATCCGGATTGTTTCCGGCGTGCTCAGGTAGCAAAAGAAGCCTGA
- a CDS encoding transglycosylase SLT domain-containing protein gives MISLFKKTSQFSMLVMLMILAGCSGKPHYKKYDTHAFDDEIEDAADEYKVDRKLVKAIIQVESGFNPKAVSPSNAIGLMQLKASTSGCDAYRYKGKRGCPDDDDLLDPETNIDLGTAYISALQRQQLNWINDPLTRRYATEVAYANGAGALLRTFSSNRQTAIQMINQLTPEAFNWHVRQYHPAPQAPRYMAKVEKAYAGL, from the coding sequence ATGATTTCATTATTCAAAAAAACTTCACAATTCAGCATGTTGGTTATGCTGATGATTTTGGCTGGCTGCTCGGGCAAACCTCATTATAAGAAATACGACACCCATGCCTTTGATGATGAGATTGAAGATGCTGCCGATGAATACAAAGTTGACCGTAAACTGGTGAAGGCAATCATTCAGGTCGAATCCGGATTTAATCCCAAAGCAGTCAGTCCATCTAATGCTATTGGTCTGATGCAGCTGAAAGCATCGACCAGCGGTTGCGATGCATATCGTTATAAAGGTAAACGCGGTTGCCCGGACGACGATGATTTGCTGGATCCGGAAACCAACATTGATCTGGGAACGGCATACATCAGTGCATTGCAACGTCAGCAACTTAACTGGATTAACGATCCGCTGACGCGCCGTTATGCCACAGAAGTCGCGTATGCCAACGGTGCGGGAGCGTTACTTAGAACGTTTTCCAGTAACCGGCAGACGGCAATCCAGATGATTAATCAACTGACGCCGGAAGCTTTTAACTGGCATGTTCGTCAGTATCATCCGGCGCCGCAGGCACCCAGATACATGGCCAAAGTCGAAAAAGCCTATGCCGGTTTATAG
- the fumC gene encoding class II fumarate hydratase, with product MASTRVEKDSMGPIDVPADKLWGAQTQRSLEHFRISSEKMPTALIHALALTKRAAASVNMDLGLLPAERANAIIAAADEVLADKHSAEFPLSIWQTGSGTQTNMNMNEVLANRASEILGGVRGEERKVHPNDDVNKSQSSNDVFPTAMHVAAVIELRETLIPQLKVLHKTLSDKATAYRDIVKIGRTHLQDATPLTLGQEISGWVAMLGHSLTHIENSIPHIAELALGGTAVGTGLNTHPEYAVRVAKALAELTGQPFVTSPNKFEALATCDALVHGHGALKGLAASLMKIANDVRWLSSGPRCGIGEISIPENEPGSSIMPGKVNPTQCEAMTMLCAQVLGNDVAVNIGGASGNFELNVFRPLVIHNFLQSVRLLADGISGFNEHCAVGIEPNRDRITQLLNESLMLVTALNTHIGYDKAAEIAKKAHKEGLTLKASALKLGYLTEEQFNEWVRPEAMVGSMKA from the coding sequence ATGGCATCTACACGCGTTGAGAAAGACTCAATGGGGCCAATTGATGTTCCGGCAGATAAGCTTTGGGGCGCACAGACGCAACGTTCCCTCGAGCATTTTCGTATTTCCTCTGAAAAAATGCCAACGGCGCTGATTCACGCGCTGGCACTGACAAAGCGTGCGGCAGCCAGCGTCAATATGGACCTCGGGTTACTGCCTGCTGAGCGGGCAAACGCCATTATTGCCGCTGCCGATGAAGTGCTTGCCGACAAGCATTCTGCCGAATTTCCGCTGTCCATCTGGCAGACCGGTTCCGGCACCCAGACCAACATGAATATGAATGAAGTGCTGGCTAACCGGGCAAGTGAAATTCTCGGTGGCGTGCGCGGCGAAGAACGTAAAGTTCACCCGAACGATGATGTGAACAAGAGCCAAAGCTCCAACGATGTTTTCCCGACGGCCATGCACGTTGCGGCAGTGATTGAACTGCGCGAAACCCTGATCCCGCAGTTGAAAGTGTTGCACAAAACGCTGTCCGATAAAGCCACGGCATATCGTGACATTGTGAAAATAGGGCGTACGCATTTGCAGGATGCCACACCGCTGACACTGGGGCAGGAAATTTCCGGCTGGGTAGCCATGTTGGGACACAGCCTGACGCACATTGAAAACAGCATCCCGCATATTGCCGAACTGGCGCTGGGCGGAACTGCAGTCGGTACAGGGTTGAATACGCACCCGGAATACGCCGTGCGTGTGGCGAAAGCACTGGCAGAACTGACCGGACAACCGTTTGTGACATCCCCGAATAAATTTGAAGCGCTGGCGACCTGTGACGCACTGGTTCATGGCCATGGCGCGCTGAAAGGGCTGGCCGCTTCACTGATGAAAATCGCCAATGACGTGCGCTGGCTATCTTCCGGCCCGCGTTGCGGCATTGGTGAAATCTCGATTCCGGAAAACGAACCGGGTAGCTCGATCATGCCGGGCAAAGTCAATCCGACGCAGTGCGAAGCGATGACTATGTTGTGCGCACAGGTGCTGGGAAATGACGTTGCAGTCAACATCGGCGGTGCATCCGGTAACTTTGAGCTGAACGTGTTCCGTCCGCTGGTCATCCATAACTTCCTGCAATCCGTTCGTTTGCTGGCTGATGGTATAAGCGGCTTTAACGAGCATTGTGCGGTCGGTATTGAACCTAACCGTGACCGTATTACCCAGTTGTTGAATGAATCGCTGATGCTGGTGACTGCGCTGAATACCCATATTGGCTATGACAAGGCGGCGGAAATCGCCAAGAAAGCGCATAAAGAAGGCCTGACCCTGAAAGCGTCGGCGCTGAAACTCGGCTATCTGACCGAAGAACAGTTCAACGAGTGGGTGCGGCCTGAAGCCATGGTCGGTAGCATGAAAGCGTAA
- a CDS encoding MarR family winged helix-turn-helix transcriptional regulator, with product MTILRRRPEATSPAVRFLPETIHIGRQLRTYCDARFKTIGLTLARGQVLLHLEAASGRLPQGELTALLEVEHPTAIRLFDSLAELGLLERCPGETDRRSKDIRLTETGTELANQVRIMTDDILIRVMEGIPQNDVDIARGVLASITANIAAL from the coding sequence GTGACCATATTACGCCGCCGCCCGGAAGCCACCTCTCCCGCCGTCCGTTTCCTGCCTGAAACCATTCATATCGGCCGTCAGTTGCGGACTTATTGTGATGCCCGTTTCAAAACCATTGGTCTGACACTGGCTCGCGGGCAAGTATTATTACATCTTGAAGCCGCCAGCGGGCGCCTGCCTCAGGGTGAACTGACCGCGTTGCTGGAAGTGGAACACCCTACCGCCATTCGCCTGTTTGACAGCCTCGCCGAGCTGGGCCTGCTGGAACGCTGCCCCGGAGAAACCGATCGTCGTTCGAAAGATATCAGACTGACAGAAACCGGAACTGAGCTGGCAAACCAGGTACGCATCATGACGGATGACATTCTGATCCGCGTCATGGAAGGTATTCCGCAAAATGATGTGGATATCGCCCGGGGTGTTCTCGCCAGTATTACTGCCAATATCGCCGCGCTTTAA
- a CDS encoding GlxA family transcriptional regulator, with protein sequence MNTFLIIVPDGGMLFEAAGIADILMQANRLLPLHATSDSKIAPYQVTVATTQPHRVIHGVSGLNLLADHRLCDLDPTLTRDTILVTGKGLSEEEGSNVVRWLQQAAPHARRVVSVCGGAVLLAQAGLLNGRHATTHWRLIDTLQAQYPQVTVERGPMYVQDGPVWTSGGVSSGFDLTLALVEEDHGFSIAKNVAQDLVMFLRRPGGQSQFSRYLLNQASNGSIRELQAWLPENLNSDLSVENLAERVAMSPRNFTRVFTRETGITPAKYVEEVRLSAARQLLEQTTQNIDRIALTTGFGGGLNLRRVFERNLQLTPTEYRERFCSRYLA encoded by the coding sequence ATGAACACATTCCTGATTATCGTCCCCGACGGGGGCATGTTATTCGAAGCAGCAGGCATTGCTGATATCCTCATGCAGGCAAATCGTCTGTTGCCTCTCCACGCCACGTCTGACTCCAAAATTGCGCCTTATCAGGTGACTGTGGCCACTACGCAACCGCACCGTGTGATTCACGGTGTCTCAGGGCTTAACCTTCTCGCGGATCACCGGTTATGCGATCTTGACCCCACATTGACCCGCGACACTATCTTAGTCACCGGTAAAGGCTTATCTGAAGAAGAAGGCTCAAACGTTGTCCGCTGGCTGCAACAGGCTGCGCCGCATGCCCGCCGTGTGGTATCTGTTTGTGGCGGCGCGGTGTTGCTCGCCCAGGCGGGATTACTCAACGGCCGACACGCCACCACACACTGGCGTCTGATCGACACCCTGCAGGCACAATACCCGCAGGTGACCGTGGAACGCGGCCCGATGTATGTTCAGGACGGTCCGGTCTGGACGTCAGGTGGCGTCAGCTCCGGCTTTGACCTCACTCTTGCATTGGTCGAAGAAGATCATGGTTTCAGCATCGCTAAAAATGTTGCTCAGGATTTAGTAATGTTTCTCCGGCGTCCGGGTGGACAGTCGCAATTTAGCCGCTATCTTTTGAATCAGGCCAGCAATGGCTCTATCCGCGAACTTCAGGCCTGGTTACCTGAGAATCTCAACAGCGATTTATCTGTCGAAAACCTTGCTGAACGTGTCGCGATGAGTCCGCGAAACTTCACGCGCGTTTTCACACGCGAAACCGGCATAACCCCGGCAAAATATGTTGAGGAAGTCAGGCTGAGTGCCGCGCGACAGCTTCTGGAACAAACAACACAAAACATAGATCGTATCGCCCTCACGACCGGCTTCGGCGGCGGGCTGAACCTGCGCCGCGTTTTTGAACGAAATTTACAACTGACACCGACAGAATACAGAGAACGCTTTTGCTCCAGATATTTGGCGTAA
- a CDS encoding metallophosphoesterase translates to MIIAQVSDIHAAENNDNLARFERALTWIDLITPDALVLTGDLIDDNWRDGYAAIAAQLNKRSYPSFILPGNSDDRAAMKSILHCHYWCNSGENDALHFVADIGELRLIGLDTTIQGNPAGAIGEHLPWLADNLISDGSANSILFMHHPVIRSGIPPLDQIMCRDVVKLAEFLSEHPRKPIAISAGHVHRSMAGQLAGIPAYICGSICPENPLWLGTAIVPPVNNFLSFMIHRYNDGEMVSHPVLL, encoded by the coding sequence GTGATTATCGCTCAGGTGTCTGACATTCATGCCGCAGAAAATAATGATAACCTCGCACGCTTTGAACGCGCACTGACGTGGATTGATCTCATTACGCCTGACGCCCTTGTGCTGACCGGTGATTTGATTGACGACAACTGGCGTGATGGTTATGCCGCTATCGCCGCTCAGCTGAATAAAAGATCTTACCCGTCATTCATATTGCCCGGTAATTCAGACGACCGTGCAGCAATGAAATCAATTTTGCATTGCCATTACTGGTGCAATTCCGGCGAAAATGACGCGCTGCATTTTGTCGCGGACATCGGTGAACTCCGCCTTATCGGCCTTGATACCACCATCCAGGGAAATCCCGCAGGAGCCATTGGCGAACATCTGCCGTGGCTGGCCGATAATCTGATCAGCGACGGTTCCGCGAATTCCATTCTTTTCATGCATCATCCGGTTATCCGCAGCGGCATTCCGCCTTTAGATCAGATAATGTGTCGCGATGTGGTAAAACTGGCTGAGTTTTTAAGTGAGCATCCGCGAAAACCCATCGCTATCTCAGCAGGTCATGTTCACCGGTCAATGGCCGGGCAACTGGCCGGAATACCGGCTTATATTTGCGGCTCCATCTGCCCGGAAAATCCTTTGTGGCTTGGCACGGCAATTGTTCCTCCCGTGAACAACTTCTTGTCATTTATGATTCACAGATACAATGACGGTGAGATGGTTAGCCACCCTGTCCTTCTTTAA